TTCTTCAGAAGACGGACGCAAAGCGCCACGGAAAGCCCGCGGGCCCCGCCGCGACGCCAGAGAAGGCGTTCGCTGCGAGGCCCGCGACCTGGGCCTGAGAAGGCGAGCGGCGTGTCGGAGACGCGTGGATCTGCGGATCAGGCCTCTTCGACGGCGCTCACCAGATCGCCGATGGTCTTCTTCGCGTCGCCGAAGAGCATCTTGGTCTTCGGCAGGAAGTAGAGGGTGTTGTCGATGCCCGCGTAGCCTCGGCCGCGCCCGCGCTTCATGACGAGCACGTTCTTGGCCTTGTCGCAATCGAGGATGGGCATGCCGTAGATGGGGCTGCTCTCGTCGTTGCGCGCGGCAGGGTTGGTCACGTCGTTGGCGCCGATGATGAGACAGACGTCGGCCTGCTCGAACTCGGGGTTGATGTCCTCCATGTCGCAGAGCAGCGAGTAGGGGACGTTGGCTTCGGCCAGCAGCACGTTCATGTGACCGGGCATGCGCCCCGCCACAGGGTGGATGGCGTACTTGACCTCGACGCCCTTCTTCTCGAGCAGCTCGGCCATCTTCTGCACGCCGTGCTGCGCCTGGGCCACGGCCAGGCCGTAGCCCGGAACGATGATGACCCGCTTGGCGTAGGCCAGCATGATGGCCGCGTCGTCGATCGAGGTCTCGAGCTCGACCCCGCCTTCAGTGCCGCTACCGCCACCGGCCGCGGCACCCGTGCCGAAGCTGCTGAACAGCACGTTGTAGAGGGTGCGGTTCATGGCCACGCACATGAGGTTGGTGAGAATGAAGCCAGAGGCACCGACCAGCGCGCCGGCGATGATGAGCACGTTGTTGCTCAGCACGAAGCCGGTGAAGGCGGCCGCGGTGCCGGTGAACGAGTTGAGCAGCGAGATCATGACGGGCATGTCTGCGCCGCCCACCGGCATGACGAAGGCCACGCCGAAGATGAGGGCGAGGGCAAACATCACGAGGAAGAGCATGGTCTCGTGGGCGCCGATGGTCTGCGCGGTGCTCAGGTAGCCGCCGAGGATGATGGCGGCCACTGCGAAGCTCAGCTGAATCGGTCGCGGGATGGGCGTGGCCTTCTTGATGAGGCCCTGCAGCTTGCCGAAGGCCACGAGCGAGCCGGTGAACGTCGTCGATCCGATGAGGGTGCCAATGATGATCGACAGTGCTGATTCGCTCGCTCCCTTGAGCTCGACGTGCTGGCCCATGGTGAGGTAGGTCGCTACTGACACCAGCGCCGCGGCGCCGCCGCCCAGGCCGTTGTAGATGGCCACGGCCTGTGGCATGTCGGTCATCTTCACGACCTTGGCGTAGTAGCCGCCGATGCCGCAGCCGAGAATCGTGCCCGCGATGACCACGCCCCAGCGAACGGCGTCATTCTCGAGCCAGGCTCGTGCGTCGTCGCCGCCGTGCACCATCTCGGGACGGAGCAGGCTGGGCTCGATGAAGGTGACGGCCACTGCAAGCAGCATGGCGATCATCGACTGGCGGTTGCCCTGGCGGGCGGTGGCGGGCGAGTTCATCAGCTTGATGCCGTGAATGAACATGCTCGCCGAGACGATGTAGATGAGGTTCTGGAACCAGACCAGATACGACAGGCCGGCAAAGGTGCCGGGCGCCGCGGCGCTCGCCGTCTCCTGGGCGAGGAAGAACAAGGCGGGCATGCTACTTCGCCTCCTTCTTCTTGAACATCTCGAGCATGCGGTCGGTGACCACGAAGCCGCCCATCACGTTGACGCCGGCGAAGACCAGGGCCAGGAAGCCCAGGATGAGGCTCCAGATGGAGGTGGGTCTTCCCGCGATCATGATGGCGCCCACCAGTACGATGCCGTGAATGGCGTTGGTGCCCGACATCAGGGGGGTGTGCAGCGTAGGCGGCACTTTCGAGATGATCTCGTGACCGACGAAGACCGCCATCACGAAGAGGTAGATGCCAAGTAAGAGTGTCATGGTGCTCCTTGCAGGTTGGGTTTCGAAGAGGTGGCCGCGCCCGCCACGGTGGGCGGCGCGCGGTGCGGCTAGGCCCCCATGGCGGCTTTTGTGGCCGCGTGGCGGACCTCGCCTTCGTGCGTGATGGCGGCGTCTCGGCAGACCTCTTCGTTGAAGTCGAGGGCGAGCGCGTTACTCTTGTACAGGTGGCTCAGCAGCGCATGGATGTTGCGTGAGTACATCTGGCTGGCGTGGAACGGCATGCTCGCGGGCAGGTTGATGACGCCGCAGATGAGTACTCCGTGCTTCGTCACATCCTGGCCGGGTTCGGTGAGCTCGCAGTTGCCGCCTTGCTCGGCCGCCATGTCGACGATGACCGAGCCTGGCTTCATCGACTTGACGTGGTCGGCATTCACGAGAATGGGGGCCTTCTTGCCGGGGACGAGGGCCGTGGTGATGACCACGTCGGCGGCGGCGATGTGCTTGGCCAGCACGTCCTGCGCCTGCTTCTTCTCCTCGTCGGTCTGCTCGCGAGCGTATCCGCCAGCGCCCTCGGCCTTGATGCCTGAGTCGATGAACTTTGCGCCCAGGCTCTCGACCTGCTCCTTCACGGCGGGGCGAACGTCGTAGGCCTCCACCACGGCGCCGAGGCGACGGGCCGTGGCGATGGCTTGCAGGCCCGCCACGCCCACGCCGAGGATCACCACGCGCGCCGGGGCGATGGTGCCCGCGGCGGTGGTGAGCATCGGGAAGAAGCGTACCTGCTTCACTGCGGCGTACAGAACCGCTTTGTATCCGCCCACCGTGGCCATCGACGAGAGGGCGTCCATCACCTGGGCGCGGCTGATGCGCGGCACGGCGTCCATGGCGTAGCAGGTGATCTTCTTCGCGTTGAGAGCCTTCACGAGCTCGAGGTTCTGCACCGGATACACGAAGGACAGGAGGAAGGCCCCGTCCTTCATCATCTGCACCTCTTCGACGGTGGGCGCCTGAACCTTCACGATGGTGTCGGCCTGTGCGAACAGCTCTTTCGCACTGCCGGCAAGCTTCGCGCCAACCGCGGTGTAGGTGTCGTCCGGGCATCCGGCCGCAACACCTGCGCCGCTCTCGATGACGACCTCAGCGCCGCCCTTGACCCATTTGCCGACGGTTTCGGGCACCAGTGCCACGCGGGTCTCGCCCGGGGCGCTCTCCTTGGGAACTCCGATGATCATGGGTTGTCCTTCGTGGTCTCGGCAGGGAGCTGCCGAGTTCTGTGGTGGTGCGAGGCGCGCCCCAGGAGGGATCCCGTGGGCCTCGGCCTCGTCTTGGAGCGGTGGGATGCGGGGGC
The Pseudomonadota bacterium genome window above contains:
- a CDS encoding NAD(P)(+) transhydrogenase (Re/Si-specific) subunit beta — protein: MPALFFLAQETASAAAPGTFAGLSYLVWFQNLIYIVSASMFIHGIKLMNSPATARQGNRQSMIAMLLAVAVTFIEPSLLRPEMVHGGDDARAWLENDAVRWGVVIAGTILGCGIGGYYAKVVKMTDMPQAVAIYNGLGGGAAALVSVATYLTMGQHVELKGASESALSIIIGTLIGSTTFTGSLVAFGKLQGLIKKATPIPRPIQLSFAVAAIILGGYLSTAQTIGAHETMLFLVMFALALIFGVAFVMPVGGADMPVMISLLNSFTGTAAAFTGFVLSNNVLIIAGALVGASGFILTNLMCVAMNRTLYNVLFSSFGTGAAAGGGSGTEGGVELETSIDDAAIMLAYAKRVIIVPGYGLAVAQAQHGVQKMAELLEKKGVEVKYAIHPVAGRMPGHMNVLLAEANVPYSLLCDMEDINPEFEQADVCLIIGANDVTNPAARNDESSPIYGMPILDCDKAKNVLVMKRGRGRGYAGIDNTLYFLPKTKMLFGDAKKTIGDLVSAVEEA
- a CDS encoding NAD(P) transhydrogenase subunit alpha; the protein is MTLLLGIYLFVMAVFVGHEIISKVPPTLHTPLMSGTNAIHGIVLVGAIMIAGRPTSIWSLILGFLALVFAGVNVMGGFVVTDRMLEMFKKKEAK
- a CDS encoding Re/Si-specific NAD(P)(+) transhydrogenase subunit alpha, translated to MIIGVPKESAPGETRVALVPETVGKWVKGGAEVVIESGAGVAAGCPDDTYTAVGAKLAGSAKELFAQADTIVKVQAPTVEEVQMMKDGAFLLSFVYPVQNLELVKALNAKKITCYAMDAVPRISRAQVMDALSSMATVGGYKAVLYAAVKQVRFFPMLTTAAGTIAPARVVILGVGVAGLQAIATARRLGAVVEAYDVRPAVKEQVESLGAKFIDSGIKAEGAGGYAREQTDEEKKQAQDVLAKHIAAADVVITTALVPGKKAPILVNADHVKSMKPGSVIVDMAAEQGGNCELTEPGQDVTKHGVLICGVINLPASMPFHASQMYSRNIHALLSHLYKSNALALDFNEEVCRDAAITHEGEVRHAATKAAMGA